The Streptomyces rubrogriseus genomic sequence GCCCGTCGACGCAGCGGGGGCGCTCGCCGCCGCACCCCGGGTCCGTGAGATCGCCTGGGACCACAAGGACGTCCAGCTCTACCACCTGGGCATCGGCGCCGGACGGCCCGCCGCCGACCCGCGCGAGCTGCGCTACACCCTGGAGTCCCGGCTGCACGTCCTGCCGAGCTTCGCGACGGTGGCCGGCGGCGGCGCCCCGGGGGTGATCGGCACCCTGTCCGCACCCGGCGTCGACGTCGACCTCGCCCGCGTCCTGCACGGCGGGCAGCGTCTGCGCCTGCACCGGCCCGTCCCGGTGCGCGGCCGGGCGAGCGCGGCCTCGCGGGTCGTCGCCGTGTACGACAAGGGCACCGCGGCCGTCCTCGTACTGCGCACCGAGGTCACCGACGCGGACGGGCCGCTGTGGACCGACGAGGCCGAGGTCTTCGTACGCGGGGAAGGCGGCTGGGGCGGTGAGCGGGGCCCGTCCGGGCGCCCCTCGCCACCGCCCGCCGACCCGCCGGACCAGATCGTGGAACGGGCCGTACGGGAGGACCAGGCGCTGCTCTACCGGCTCTGCGGCGACTGGAACCCCCTGCACGCCGACCCGGAGTTCGCGGCGCGGGCCGGCTTCGAACGGCCCGTGCTGCACGGCCTGTGCACCTACGGCGCCACGCTCAAGGCGGTGGTCGACACGCTGCTGGACGGCGACGTGGCCCGGGTGCGCGACTACCGCACGCGGTTCGCCGGAGTGGTGTACCCGGGCGAGACACTGCGGGTCCGGATGTGGCGGACCGCCGGGACGGGGAGTGCCGGGCCCGGCGGTGCCCGGACGGGGGAGGCGCGGGTGGCGGTGAGCGCCGTGGAGCGCGACGACGCGCCCGTCCTCGCCGACACGGTCGTCCGGTACGGGTGACGGCGACCGGACGACGACAACGGCCCCGTCCGCCGGATGCGACGAACGGGGCCGGAGCCGCTTGCTTTCGTGTGTGCCTGTGCCTGTGCCCGTGCTTGTCCTCGCGCGGGCCGTCAGGCGGCCGTCTCGGACTCCTCGGCCGGCTTGCGGTGGCGGCCCTTGGGAGTCACCACGCCCTCCTGGCTGGAGACCGGTCCGCGGTGCTTGCCGTGGCCGGTGTCGGTCTCGGGAACGTCGGCACCGGCGGCCTGCATCGGCTGGGTCGTGCTGGCGTCGTTCATCGGAAGGAATTCACCCCGTCAACATGATCTTTCCTACAGCCGGGCGAGTCTAACCGGCACACCTCGGGCCGAATCCAGGCGGCCACGCCAACCGGCACTACTTCGTTACAAGCCGTGCCAGCGGGGCCTGTTGGAGCGGTACGGGGCAAGGACGACCGGGTGCGGAGGCGCGCGTCGAGGGGGCCGTCGCGGCCGGGTCGCCGGACTCGTCCGGAGCCGATTCCGCCGATTCCGCAGTATCCGCCGTATCCCTCGTATCCGCCGCACCCCCAGAGCCCCCCGGGGTTCCCGCGCCCCCCTCGTCGTTCGTCCCCTCCGTCCGTCCATCGCCCGCGTCGGGTGCGGCCAGCCGGGCCACGCCGCACGGCGACTGCGGTGTGGAGCAGGGCAGCCGCAGCTCCCCGTCCGGGGTCCACAGCCCGGCGCCCGTCAACCAGCCCTCGGGGGCGGGGACATGCCGCACCCGCCGTTCGGCGGGCCGCCACACCCCGACCCAGCTGCCGAACGCGCCGTCCACCCGCAGGGCCACCGCACAGCGTTCCGGGGTCAGCACCTGCCCCGGCTGGATCGCGAACGGCGTCACGACGCAGTCCGGCATGCGCAGGCACTCCGGGAAGCGCACCGGCAGCGTGCTGCCGAGCACGCCCCAGCCGAGCCGCTCCCGCCCCGGCGAGGGGGCGTCCGAGCCGATCAGCACCAGCCCGCTGTCGGGGTCGGCCAGCAGGAGCCGGTCGTCGCTGTCCGCGGCGATCTGCAGCAGCGGCGAGACCTCGCCGCCCCGTTCCAGGTCCACCACGACCGCCTTGGTGCGCCCGCCGGTCTCCCGGTCAACCGCCAGCATCCGGCCCGTGCGGTCCAGCCAGACCCCGCCCGAGCAGCGGCCGGGGATCTCCGCCACCCGCTCCGGTCCGAAGGCGCCGCCCGCGACCTGCCACAGCACCGTCGAACGCGGACCGGCCGCGAGGGCGTACGCCCGCTCGCCGTCCGGGGCCGGCGGCAGCAACCGCAGTCCGGTGGTGTCCGCCGGGCACTCGACCGCGCCGAGCGGCAGCTCGCCGGTGCCGGGCCCGGTCGGGTACAGCAGCGCGAAGACGTGCCGCCCGGCGGCGACGCGGTGGACCAGGACCCGCCCGTCGCCCATCGGCTGCACCTCGGTGCCCGCCTCCTCGGGCTGGTTGCCCGGCAGCGGCACCGCGTACGGCTCGGGGCCGTCCAGGGTCCAGCGCTCCGGGTACCAGGCGTCGCCGTCCGGCCCGCTCCGGGCGAGACGGGCGGCGTAGGCACCCGCCGCGGTGATGCTGCAGCCCGCCCGCGGGGCCCCGCTGTTCCCGGGGTCCGCCGAGGGCTCGATCGCACAGGCCGTCATCGTTCGGTCACCTCCGGCGACGAAGCTAGTTTTCGTACGCACGGGCGGGGGACCGGAGCGGCCCCCATCACACATACGTGTGTCACAGGAACGATTCGCCTGAGGGAAGGGCACGGTGTGTGCTGCGCCGGACCGGCCGGTCGCGGGGGCGGGCGGGGAGTGCGTCCGCGGGTACAACGGCGCAGAACCTCCAGGTAGCCTTGCACGCGTGCCCCGTCTGTCAGAAGTCATCGCCGCGCTGGACGCCCTGTGGCCCGCCGAGCGGGCCGAGTCCTGGGACGCGGTCGGCACCGTCGTGGGCGAGCCCGACCAGGAGGTCTCCCGGGTCCTGTTCGCCGTGGACCCCGTCCAGGAGACCGTCGACGAGGCGGTGAGGCTCGGCGCCGACCTGCTCGTCACCCACCACCCGCTGTACCTGCGCGGGACGACGACGGTCGCGGCGTCCACCTTCAAGGGCCGCGTGGTGCACACGCTCATCAAGAACGACATCGCCCTGCACGTCGCCCACACCAACGCCGACACCGCCGAGCCGGGCGTCTCCGACGCGCTGGCCGGCGCCCTCGACCTGAACGTCGTACGGCCTCTGGTGCCGGACCCGGGCGACCCCGAGGGACGCCGGGGCCTGGGCAGGGTGTGCGAGCTGACGCACCCCCTGACGGTCCGCGAGCTGGCCGCCCGCGCCGCCGAGCGGCTGCCCGCCACGGCGCAGGGCATCCGGGTCGCCGGCGACCCGGATGCGACCGTGCGCACCGTCGCGGTCAGCGGCGGCTCCGGCGACAGCCTCTTCGACCACGTGCGGGCGGCCGGCGTCGACGCCTTCCTCACCGCGGACCTGCGCCACCACCCGGTCTCGGAAGCCCGCGCCCACAGCCCCCTGGCGCTGCTCGACGCGGCGCACTGGGCCACCGAGTGGCCCTGGTGCGAGCTGGGCGCCGCCCAGCTCGACGAGATCTCCGACCGCCACGGCTGGGACCTCAGGGTCCACGTCTCGAAGACGGTCACCGACCCCTGGACCGCCCACGTGGCGTCCGCCCCGACCTCTAGCGCAATGGGAGCCCCCAACTGAAAGCCGCGCCCGCCGACCAGATCCGACTCCTCGACGTCCAGGGCCTCGACACGCGGCTCCAGCAGCTCGCGCACAAGCGCCGGTCCCTGCCCGAGCACGCCGAGATCGAGTCGCTGACCAAGGACCACACCCAGCTGCGCGACCTGCTCGTGGCCGCGCAGACCGAGGAGAGCGACTGCGCCCGCGAGCAGACCAAGGCCGAGCAGGACGTGGACCAGGTGCGCCAGCGCGCCGGCCGCGACCAGCAGCGCCTGGACTCCGGCGCCGTCACCTCCCCGAAGGACCTGGAGAACCTCCAGCGCGAGATCGCCTCCCTCGCCAAGCGCCAGGGCGACCTCGAGGACGTCGTCCTGGAGGTGATGGAGCGCCGCGAGTCCGCGCAGGAGCGGGTCGCCGAGCTGACCGAGCGAGTCGGCGCGGTCCAGGGCAAGATCGACGACGCCACCGCGCGCCGGGACGCCGCCGTCGAGGGGCTGGACGGCGAGGTGACCTCGGTGACCAAGGAGCGCGAGGTCGTCGCGGGCTCCGTCCCGGACGACCTGCTGAAGCTCTACGACAAGCTGCGCGAGCAGCAGGGCGGCGTCGGCGCGGCCAAGCTGTACCAGCGCAGCTGCCAGGGGTGCCGCCAGGAGCTGGCCATCACCGAGCTGAGCGAGATCCGCTCCGCGGCGCCCGACACGGTCGTACGCTGCGAGAACTGCCGACGCATCCTGGTGCGTACGGCCGACTCCGGGCTGTAGGCGGCGGCCCGGTGGCTGACCAGGCGCCGCGCCCCGCGCGGGAGTTCGTCGTCGAGGCCGACGGCGGGTCGCGGGGCAACCCGGGGCCCGCGGGCTACGGCGCGGTGGTCCTCGATCCGGTGACGGGGGAGGCTCTGGTGGAGGCCGCCGAGTACCTCGGCGTCGTCACGAACAACGTGGCCGAGTACCGGGGCCTGCTGGCCGGCCTGCGCGCGGCCGCGGAACTGGACCCGGACGCCGCGGTGCACGTCCGCATGGACTCCAAGCTCGTCGTCGAGCAGATGTCGGGGCGCTGGAAGATCAAGCACCCCGACATGAAGCCGCTGGCGGCCGAGGCGGCCCGCGTCTTCCCGCCCGGCCGCGTGACGTACGAGTGGATCCCCCGCGCGAGCAACAAGCACGCCGACCGCCTGGCCAACGAGGCGATGGACGCGGGTGCGCGCGGCGAGGCGTGGTCCCCGTTCGACTCGACGGCGGAACTGGACGCGGCCGCCGCCGACCGTGCCGCACCCGCCGGTCGTACGGCCGGATCCCGCCGGACCGGGGCCGCGTCGGCCGTCGCTCCCGCCGGGACCGGAGGCGGCGACGGCGGGGAGCCCGCCCCGGACGGGGGCGGAGCGGCGGCGGGCGAGCGCCTCGCGCGGGCGGGCCGGGGCCGCGTCGAAGCCGCGTCGCCCGGTGCGGGGACACGCGCCGCCCTCGGCACCCCCGGCACCGACGCACCCGCCACCGGTGCTCCCGCTATCGGCACTCCCGCCACCGGTGCTCCCGGCCCCGGTGTCGCCGCCGAGACCTCGGGTGAGGCCGACGTGCGCGCCGCGAAGGTCGTGGCCTCGCCCGGCTGGGGGCCGCCCGACATGGGTGCCCCCGCCACCTTCGTCCTCCTGCGGCACGGGGAGACCCCGCTCACCCCGCAGAAGCGGTTCTCCGGGAGCGGCGGCAGCGATCCGTCCCTGTCGCCCGTCGGCCGGGAGCAGGCCGAGAGGGTCGCCGAGAGCCTCGCCCGGCGCGGCACGATCGAGGCCGTCGTCGCCTCGCCCCTGGCCCGCACCCGCGAGACCGCCGGCATCGTCGCCGCCCGCCTGGGTCTGGAGGTGGCGGTCGAGGAGGGGCTGCGCGAGACCGACTTCGGC encodes the following:
- a CDS encoding MaoC/PaaZ C-terminal domain-containing protein, producing MPVDAAGALAAAPRVREIAWDHKDVQLYHLGIGAGRPAADPRELRYTLESRLHVLPSFATVAGGGAPGVIGTLSAPGVDVDLARVLHGGQRLRLHRPVPVRGRASAASRVVAVYDKGTAAVLVLRTEVTDADGPLWTDEAEVFVRGEGGWGGERGPSGRPSPPPADPPDQIVERAVREDQALLYRLCGDWNPLHADPEFAARAGFERPVLHGLCTYGATLKAVVDTLLDGDVARVRDYRTRFAGVVYPGETLRVRMWRTAGTGSAGPGGARTGEARVAVSAVERDDAPVLADTVVRYG
- a CDS encoding Nif3-like dinuclear metal center hexameric protein, translating into MPRLSEVIAALDALWPAERAESWDAVGTVVGEPDQEVSRVLFAVDPVQETVDEAVRLGADLLVTHHPLYLRGTTTVAASTFKGRVVHTLIKNDIALHVAHTNADTAEPGVSDALAGALDLNVVRPLVPDPGDPEGRRGLGRVCELTHPLTVRELAARAAERLPATAQGIRVAGDPDATVRTVAVSGGSGDSLFDHVRAAGVDAFLTADLRHHPVSEARAHSPLALLDAAHWATEWPWCELGAAQLDEISDRHGWDLRVHVSKTVTDPWTAHVASAPTSSAMGAPN
- a CDS encoding zinc ribbon domain-containing protein, whose translation is MKAAPADQIRLLDVQGLDTRLQQLAHKRRSLPEHAEIESLTKDHTQLRDLLVAAQTEESDCAREQTKAEQDVDQVRQRAGRDQQRLDSGAVTSPKDLENLQREIASLAKRQGDLEDVVLEVMERRESAQERVAELTERVGAVQGKIDDATARRDAAVEGLDGEVTSVTKEREVVAGSVPDDLLKLYDKLREQQGGVGAAKLYQRSCQGCRQELAITELSEIRSAAPDTVVRCENCRRILVRTADSGL
- a CDS encoding bifunctional RNase H/acid phosphatase, producing MADQAPRPAREFVVEADGGSRGNPGPAGYGAVVLDPVTGEALVEAAEYLGVVTNNVAEYRGLLAGLRAAAELDPDAAVHVRMDSKLVVEQMSGRWKIKHPDMKPLAAEAARVFPPGRVTYEWIPRASNKHADRLANEAMDAGARGEAWSPFDSTAELDAAAADRAAPAGRTAGSRRTGAASAVAPAGTGGGDGGEPAPDGGGAAAGERLARAGRGRVEAASPGAGTRAALGTPGTDAPATGAPAIGTPATGAPGPGVAAETSGEADVRAAKVVASPGWGPPDMGAPATFVLLRHGETPLTPQKRFSGSGGSDPSLSPVGREQAERVAESLARRGTIEAVVASPLARTRETAGIVAARLGLEVAVEEGLRETDFGAWEGLTFGEVRERHPADLDAWLASPDAEPTGGGESFAATGTRIAATRDKLVAAYAGRTVLLVSHVTPIKTFVRLALGAPPESLFRMELSAASLSAVAYYADGGASVRLFNETSHLR